From a region of the Impatiens glandulifera chromosome 4, dImpGla2.1, whole genome shotgun sequence genome:
- the LOC124935276 gene encoding GDSL esterase/lipase At5g03610-like: protein MAKSKLLSYLSISIFLFVLLSANNDVAKAHNHHHKQFFRPQKLFVFGDSYVDTGNTDKSFSSSWKVPYGITFPRKPAGRFSDGRVLTDFLARFYGLKSPLPYMLRTLTGKSKAVARYGMNFAFGGTGVFDTQFPGANMSVQIDFFKEFLNCSVYSKSDGDTSMALVAVSGNDYAAYVFNGGLFQNIPAFITQVVNQLKINLKRIHETGVKKVVVTSLPPLGCLPTSTFLNNFTKCNTTQNTAVEFHNLLLRQAVAKLNDETVGTNGGSPAFIFLDLYSSFKRTFLRRDKFVNPLKSCCMGINGSDCGTVNNKGQKMYTVCEKRENSFFWDSVHPTQAGWHEVYLILLSSLSRI from the exons ATGGCAAAGAGCAAGCTGCTGTCCTACTTATCCATCTCCATCTTCCTTTTTGTTCTTCTTTCAG CTAACAATGATGTAGCTAAGGCCCATAATCATCATCATAAACAGTTTTTTCGTCCCCAAAAGTTGTTCGTTTTCGGTGACTCTTATGTCGATACGGGCAACACCGACAAGTCTTTCTCTAGTTCTTGGAAGGTTCCATATGGTATCACTTTTCCTCGGAAGCCTGCTGGACGATTCTCCGATGGTCGTGTTTTAACAGACTTTTTAG CTAGATTCTATGGATTGAAGTCTCCATTACCATATATGCTAAGGACATTGACAGGAAAGTCGAAGGCAGTGGCTAGGTATGGAATGAACTTTGCTTTCGGCGGGACTGGAGTATTCGATACTCAATTCCCCGGAGCAAACATGTCCGTTCAGATcgatttttttaaggaatttCTGAATTGTTCGGTTTACTCTAAAAGCGATGGAGATACCTCTATGGCCCTCGTTGCGGTCTCTGGCAACGATTATGCTGCCTACGTCTTTAACGGTGGCCTTTTTCAG AATATTCCAGCATTTATTACCCAAGTGGTAAACCAACTCAAAATCAATCTAAAGAGGATTCACGAAACGGGGGTGAAAAAAGTGGTTGTAACTTCTCTCCCGCCTTTGGGCTGCCTTCCAACTAGCACATTCCTTAACAATTTCACCAAATGCAACACCACTCAGAATACAGCCGTTGAATTCCATAACCTCTTGCTTCGACAAGCTGTTGCGAAGCTCAACGATGAAACTGTTGGCACGAACGGAGGGTCCCCCGCCTTCATCTTTCTCGATCTTTACTCTTCCTTCAAAAGAACATTCCTTCGTCGTGATAAGTTTGTGAATCCGTTGAAGTCCTGTTGCATGGGGATCAACGGCAGTGATTGTGGTACGGTAAACAATAAGGGGCAAAAGATGTATACGGTGTGTGAGAAACGTGAAAATTCGTTCTTTTGGGATTCGGTGCATCCTACTCAAGCCGGATGGCATGAAGTTTATCTCATTCTTTTATCTTCTTTGAGTCGTATTTAA